The candidate division KSB1 bacterium genome contains the following window.
CGCTAACAGCCATACCGCCATTGAATGGCTTTTTTGCAATCCGCCGGCAAACCAGCCGCAGATGGTTTGAGATCAACTCAAGATTTGCCGCAGCCCAAAATCGCCTGTCATCCGAAGATCATCTGGATCTGCGTATTCCCGAAGGGGGTTCACCGGGTTGGATTACTTTCAACTTGCGTTCAGGATTTGAGCTGAATGAGTTTTTTAATATTCGATTTTCGATTACCAATCTTTTGGATAGAAATTACCGGGAGCACATGAGTGGGTTTAATGCTCCCGGCAGAAATTTTGTTTTAGGGGGTGAGGTGAGTTTGTGATTGGGTTGTTAGCAGAAATCTTCTCTTAACTATGAAAACCTTTCTACTTTTGATAAAATTGATAACAAATTCTTATCCAAAGTCCAAACCTGACTTTTAGTTTCTCTTGCATACATTAATATGGCACAATCAATTAGTCCAACACCCTTAATAAGCCATTTGCTTCGACCAGATTTTTTACCTGCTTTAAAGAAAATCCCATCCACCATAGAGTATTTTCGGTAAATTGTACCAATATTCAGATATCATACCACGTTCCCGTTTTTCTCTGGTGCCCGGCATCAATTCTGCAAATACACATTCAACTACAAGCGCTTGTCCATTTTAGCAATCCCTGCATGCGCGAGAAAACAGGTTCATTTGCCTTTAAAAAGTCAATCCAGATTGACGTATCAATAACAATCACTGCCTGTTAATCTTTCTTACAAAGGAGCTACTAAATCCTTCTTTGAAAACAAAAGGAGTCCGGGCGACCTGGATATTTAAAGATTTTATTTTTTGAATAGAGACCCATTCGGATAATGCTTTTATCAAGGAGTCGGTGATATTTTTCCCCTGGGTCAATTGCTTAACATCAGCAATCAGGTCATCGGGTATAAGTGCGGTTACTTTCATAGTTTATACGATACGACAGTGCATCGTATATGTCAGCCGGTTTTTGATATTTCTAATCGTGAAACCTCACAACTCCGCAGCTGCCATAACACCTTTCGTCAGATATTATATTTATTTCTTTATTCATCATTCCTGCCGGTAGAAATTTTGCTTTGGGGTGAGGTGAGTTTGGGATTAAATTCAAATCACAATTAGTTTATTCTATCGGTTCACTTCATCAACATTAATTTTTTTGTCTGAATAAAACTGCCGGCACTCATTTTAAGCAGATAAGCGCCGCTGGCCATTTGCATTCCTTTGTCATTACGGCCATCCCAATCAACCGTGTAAGATCCTGCAGGCAGAGAAGCACTCACTAAAGTTCTTACCGATTTACCTTGCAGGTTGTAAATGACTAAGCTGACTTCGGAAACTTCCGGCAATTCATACTTAATCGTCGTTGTTGGATTGAAGGGATTGGGATAATTTTCATAAAGCGCATATTCCGTGGGCAATTCGATCCCACTACTAACCGAAACAGTAGTGGTAATCTCATAGCATGCAGAAAACTCCGAGGAGTTACCTGCCGCATCTGTAGCAGTCGCAGTTACGAATTGGCCAATAGATGCCGATCCAATTGCTGTAATCGAAAATGCTGCATCGCCATTACCGTCGGTGGTTACATTAGTTGATCCTAATAACACTTCACCCTCGCCGTTTCCGGATGGATCACAACTTTCATTTGTGAAAAATTGCAGTGAAAAAGAGGAATTGGAAACGCTGTTTAGTCCGCCTTCTACTAATGGGCCCCTACCCTCAACCCGTAATTGAACGTTCGTCAATTCCGGGAAGTTCTGCAAGTTGTTCGGCCCTGTGTCTCCATCACCAGCGTCGTTGGCGGTAGCGCCGTCCGCACCCAAATCGATGGCCGGCCCAGCGTTGCCGGAAAAAACGTTATAAAGGATCGAGTTTCCTACTCCGGCCTCCACGACGATCCCAGGCCCACCATTGTTCATAAAAACGTTTCCATCTTCTTGTGTGCCGCCCACCGTGTTGACTGAATCTGCGATTAGCATGCCGCCCAGTCCGTTGTTGTCGAATTGGCTGTTCGTAACTGTATTACTGTCACTTTCCAGCACCACACCATAGTTCGGAAAGCCGGTGAAAGCAATGCCATTGATACCGCTGTTACCTCCCTGCAGGATTAGGCCGCTGCAGGGCGCCGGGCAATTGCTGCCGTCTATCGTGACGACCGGTGCACCGGTGGTTTTTCTTAAGCTTGAATAGTCATCAAATAAAACCGTCTCGACCCGCGGCAGCGGCTTCAGG
Protein-coding sequences here:
- a CDS encoding DUF2191 domain-containing protein, which encodes MKVTALIPDDLIADVKQLTQGKNITDSLIKALSEWVSIQKIKSLNIQVARTPFVFKEGFSSSFVRKINRQ